In Cryptomeria japonica chromosome 10, Sugi_1.0, whole genome shotgun sequence, a genomic segment contains:
- the LOC131069433 gene encoding ABC transporter C family member 5-like: MVMDLKTPLLVNPNETHTITSYANASLLSLLTFSWLNSLLKHGNKTCLKLDHVPSLFGKDTALHSDLTFQSNLSKLRANSPLCSTGLAKAIFLSIWEEWSVNALFALAYTISTFVGPYLISPLMEYLEGKQEQVFGYGGGYMLASVFIGTKIRSALTAAIYKKGLRLSYAARQRHSSGEIINYASTDVHTVGDFAWFWHDICLLPLQILLALFILYRNLGIASLAGLAATIALALANQPFAGLQKKFQYKIMEAKDERMKITSEALRTMQILKLYAWETKYMQRLLDMRKNECGWLWKYLYARAIVKCVFWVTPILLSAATFCICVFVGVNLTTGKVLTTLATLKVLQGPIQLLPDLVSALAKTKVSLDRIANFLEMEELQCTAVERTEMRPSGAIIDIEGGEFSWDPFSPPSNLSVIRLQVKAGMKVAICGPVGSGKSNILSCILGEMTKISGEVKARGRTAYVSQSPWIQSATIQENILFGKAMNEMKYKEVIKACALEKDLQLFSQEDQTQIGERGINLSGGQKQRIQLARAIYQDAHMYLLDDPFSAVDADTGTHLFKECIQGILRSKTILYVTHQVGFLPPADLILVMRDGMVTQAGKYNNLLQESMDFIRMVGSHDQALEAVNALKIKSSFKSSGHEQMSEHTSKRQITSQNSCKATSTLNIQDAVQDIEKNSRENGAEDPRLKKEQIVQDEEKQQGRVSFQIYCSYLTAVYKGLLVIVILLAHVFFQILEISSNYWMASESPTSIDDKQIIDSSLLILVYILLAVGSVFCALVRSVVLSKAALQTAQMYFVRMLTCIFHAPMAFFDATPTRRILNRVSTDQTEVDRTLPFYFGRLAFSVIDLLGIITVMCQVSWKVFAISILVLAIIVWYQVCFSYILSSFPLARNFLIKMNNLVLEC, encoded by the exons ATGGTCATGGACTTAAAAACACCTTTGTTAGTAAACCCAAATGAAACGCACACTATTACTTCCTATGCAAATGCCAGTCTGCTCAGTCTGCTCACGTTCAGCTGGCTCAACTCTCTGCTTAAACATGGAAACAAGACATGTTTAAAGCTTGATCATGTGCCTTCTCTATTCGGCAAGGACACTGCTTTGCACTCAGATCTTACATTCCAATCCAACCTGAGTAAGCTTAGGGCAAACAGTCCATTATGCAGCACAGGGCTGGCAAAAGCTATATTCTTATCTATTTGGGAAGAATGGTCTGTGAATGCACTGTTTGCATTGGCTTATACCATTTCAACTTTTGTGGGTCCTTACCTGATAAGCCCATTAATGGAGTATTTGGAAGGAAAACAAGAACAAGTGTTTGGGTACGGGGGTGGATATATGCTTGCCTCTGTTTTCATTGGGACAAAG ATCAGATCAGCCCTGACAGCTGCCATATATAAGAAAGGTCTCAGGCTTTCATATGCAGCCAGGCAAAGACATTCTAGTGGAGAAATTATCAATTATGCAAGCACAGATGTCCACACTGTTGGAGACTTCGCTTGGTTTTGGCATGATATTTGTTTGTTGCCACTACAAATTCTGCTTGCTCTTTTCATTTTGTACCGAAATCTAGGGATAGCGTCACTAGCAG GCCTGGCAGCAACAATTGCCTTGGCACTTGCAAACCAGCCTTTTGCGGGATTGCAAAAGAAATTCCAATATAAGATAATGGAAGCCAAGGATGAGAGGATGAAGATCACTTCGGAGGCATTGAGGACTATGCAAATATTAAAACTTTATGCTTGGGAAACTAAATACATGCAGAGGTTACTGGATATGAGGAAAAATGAATGTGGATGGCTGTGGAAGTATTTATACGCTAGAGCTATTGTTAAATGTGTTTTCTGGGTAACTCCAATTCTTCTTTCGGCTGCGACATTTTGCATTTGTGTATTCGTAGGAGTAAATTTAACCACTGGAAAAGTCCTTACCACATTAGCAACTTTAAAAGTCCTTCAAGGTCCAATACAACTTCTTCCAGATTTAGTTTCTGCACTAGCTAAGACTAAAGTATCTCTCGACAGAATTGCCAACTTTCTGGAGATGGAAGAGCTTCAATGTACTGCAGTAGAAAGGACAGAAATGAGGCCAAGCGGAGCAataattgacattgaaggtggagaATTCAGTTGGGATCCTTTCTCGCCCCCATCTAATTTATCAGTAATTAGGTTGCAGGTGAAAGCTGGGATGAAAGTTGCGATCTGCGGACCAGTTGGTTCAGGTAAGTCAAACATTCTGTCATGTATTCTTGGAGAAATGACAAAAATATCTGGGGAAGTTAAGGCGAGAGGCCGCACAGCGTATGTTTCTCAGTCTCCATGGATACAGTCTGCGACAATACAAGAGAACATATTGTTTGGGAAGgcaatgaatgaaatgaaatataaagaaGTTATCAAAGCTTGTGCATTGGAAAAGGACCTCCAGCTGTTCTCTCAGGAAGACCAAACTCAGATAGGAGAGAGAGGTATTAACTTGAGTGGTGGACAAAAGCAAAGAATACAGCTCGCTCGTGCTATATACCAAGATGCACATATGTATCTTCTTGATGACCCTTTCAGTGCTGTTGATGCTGACACTGGAACTCACCTCTTCAAG GAATGCATACAAGGAATTTTGAGATCAAAGACCATATTATATGTGACTCACCAAGTTGGATTCTTACCTCCTGCAGACCTCATTCTA GTAATGCGAGATGGCATGGTTACTCAGGCTGGTAAAtacaataatcttctccaagaaagCATGGATTTCATTAGAATGGTTGGTTCACATGATCAAGCTTTGGAGGCTGTTAATGCATTAAAAATCAAATCCAGTTTTAAAAGTAGTGGACATGAGCAAATGAGTGAACATACGAGTAAGAGACAGATAACATCTCAAAACTCTTGCAAGGCAACCAGTACCCTGAACATCCAGGATGCAGTACAAGATATAGAAAAGAATAGTAGAGAAAATGGTGCAGAGGATCCCAGACTTAAGAAAGAACAGATTGTGCAGGATGAAGAGAAACAGCAAGGAAGGGTTAGTTTTCAGATTTACTGTTCCTATCTAACTGCAGTATACAAGGGCCTCCTAGTCATTGTGATATTACTGGCTCACGtgtttttccaaatattggaaatCTCTAGTAACTATTGGATGGCATCTGAATCTCCCACAAGCATAGATGACAAACAAATCATTGACAGTTCTCTTCTCATTTTAGTGTATATTTTACTGGCAGTGGGCAGTGTTTTTTGTGCATTGGTGCGCTCTGTAGTTCTGTCAAAAGCTGCTCTTCAGACAGCACAAATGTATTTTGTGAGAATGCTTACTTGTATTTTCCATGCACCAATGGCCTTCTTTGATGCAACTCCTACCCGTCGCATATTAAATCGG GTATCCACGGATCAAACCGAAGTGGACAGGACACTTCCTTTCTACTTTGGGAGGCTAGCTTTCTCAGTGATAGATTTACTGGGGATAATTACTGTTATGTGTCAAGTTTCATGGAAGGTGTTTGCCATATCCATACTAGTCTTGGCAATTATTGTATGGTACCAGGTATGTTTCTCTTACATATTGTCCAGTTTTCCTCTAGCAAGAAATTTTCTGATTAAGATGAACAACCTTGTCCTCGAGTGTTAA